The segment aagacgtgtcccaaggAATTGCAAGGACAAGAAGGACGCCTGAGGAACACCAAAGGAAGAAGGTAGGTGgggtttttattctgttttggcAAGCCTGAGTGTGattcaggattaccgctttttgcaggtaaaagccaccccaaatcacactagggaataccgctaggggggctaGAGATAGTGGTAGAGTTACAAGATGGAATAGAATTACAAGAAAGGTCAGTGTTAGGGTTGCAGAGTGAGTTAGTGTAGGATTTACAAGGAAAGTTAGTGTTAGGGTCACAGGGAGAGATAGGTGTTGTGCTGAGCAATGCTAGAAAACAAGACATGCAGCAGACAGATAATagagtaataaaatagaatattgttGCAGACTGCAGCAGTGTTTACATACCAGATTAGCAATGGCCTCCGCGATGACGTCTTTTATGTGAATGTGATGCAGCTTGTAGTGTTTGCATAGCAATTTTGCTACTGTTGTTTTACCCACAGCAGGAGGACCAAGGATACAGATACGAATGGGCtgaatatatgaaaaaacaatacaattaagAACATGAACCCTGTAAAGCAATTGCAGCATTTTAACTGACAGTATAGCACAATTTTATTCAATCAGATAAAACTAGCAACCTGTTACTTTAATAAAACACCTACTATTCATAGAGTCTTCATCTTTCTAACACATGTGAATGAATTTACAACATTTGGACTGGTATGTGTAACTACTACTTTTCCTTAGACATACTGTTCAATTTTCCTGACTATATTGTGAATAGGTAAAATGAATCAATTATGTGTTGAGTTCTGCATCGCACTGTAAAACTGATTGCTATCTGAATCCTCATACCAAAAGTCCTCGACTCTCCTTGAACTCTTTAACCACGGTTTCTATATTTTCCACCAGTCCACTCTGAGACACCCAGTTCATGGTAAAATTCTCCTTCAGGAACACTGCTTCCATCCTCAGGTTCACCAGTAAATGGTCAATCTCCagttgctgaaaaaaaacaaggacTTAATGACTGAAATACTTATTGGAAATGATCTGCgtcacagcttattcagcaaagaCCCAACAGTTGTAAGGGTGCTAATACCTGGCTTGCAAATTTCTGAATGGTGTTCCAAAAACAATGGATACAAATAGGTCATTTGTGGCAGTCTGCTCTCTAGCAGAGATGCATTAGGCACAATAGGAATCTAGGAAAGGTGGCAGCTTTTCCACTTCCCCATCCCTAAAGTTGATTGCATTAAGAACAGAAAAAGCCTCCCTGTTTGCCTTGTCAGTACTGGTATGGTCCCATAAGACAGCAACTACCTATAGGTCCATCTTCACCTGTCTGTGTTGTAACATATTCCTATATGCTCTGTAGTACTTTGGCTCCCAGCATGCAATGGCAGAGGAACAAAGTAAGTACTACTGCTGCTGAGAATAGAACCCGTTACTGAAAACCTAATGCTTTGTTCTGAATGAGTAAATGACAGGTTAGCTTTAAGGCCATAAACTAGAGCATAAAATAACAAGACTAAATTACTGACTGTTAGTTCTTTATTCAGGAACACAGCTTCTTTAGAAACCTTCTGAACTTTCCCAGGGCCGAGATGTACGCTGATAGTCTGCCGGAAAGCGAGATCAAAGAAAACATTAGTGTCCACATTCCGAATGCTCATCATAAGACGTCATTAAGAAATCTAAAAATATCTGTACCTTGACAATTTCTTCCAGTGTGTGAGTGGCGTCATCCACCGCTACCAGGTAGTGAGTCCGTGGCCTGCGGTCTCCAATGTTCTGTATTGAGCTGCAATCAGTTCATAATAGCATTAGGGACCTGTGGAGCTCAAGGTGATCTTACAGATCTTTTAATCAAGAGGGCAGTTACATTGAGTACCAGTAGTACAATACATTTACTGTAATTGCTCCTTTAAGAATCAAAGATGtgtagtttaaagctgaactccgggcaaaTACATGGATGTAATACAAAGATGAGAgctttttacctgccaaagaatttgtatgtCTGCACATACAGTCCTAAGTTTTACAGAGCTCTGACATACAGCACAATCCTAAATCTAAGTGTCCGTCATGCTGATTGAGCGGCTTTAATACATTGAGGATCACTGACCCAGACACAGCTCAGAAGTTCTGATTTTGTTCTGACTCCATTCTCTGTATGCCTAATCCAATTCAGTGActcagaaaataatacattttgaagcaTTCAGGCTGATAGCAATTTCAGGGGGAAATCAGAACAGTAAAGTTCTGTACAGTAATACATTTATGTTAGTTTTGGcgttacatacaataaaatactaaataaaaggcACAAAAACCTCCTTACTTCCTTTGCTGCACTGAAACCCCTGCTAATATGTTAGCCCTCCTTACTAATCTATAGACCTGCAGAACTCCATCTATTCCCTACCACACATAaatattcctggtttgctggatcacccagcttcactgatgaaagtgtatcttctccagtcttggagaactttaataaattaggttttatttttttctagctacCTAGACACCTCTAAACCTGCATACACACTGTGCATAGGGGAAGAGCTCTTGAACGATGTAGTTCTGGTGATGTCTATAGCAATGGAAGCTATCTTCCCTATCAGCTGCTCCTGGAAGAATTTTACTATGCTAGCAATTTAccagagatataaaaaaaattattgttacgACAtgaacaagataaaataaaacagtaatacaGGGACATACTAAACAAGGGGAGAGGGGGTTTAAAGGTAAATCTGGGTCATGTCTGGACATACAAAGGGGAGAGGGGGTTTAAGGGTAAATCTGGGTCATGTCTGGACATACAAAGGGTAGAGGGGGTTTAAGGGTAAATCTGGGTCATGTCTGGACATACAAAGNGGTAAATCTGGGTCATGTCTGGACATACAAAGGGTAGAGGGGGTTTAAGGGTAAATCTGGGTCATGTCTGGACATACAAAGGGTAGAGGGGGTTTTGGGTAATTTGGGTCATGCCTGGACATGCAAAGGGTAGAGGGGGTCTAGTAGTAAATGTGGGTCGTGTCTGGACATAGAAAGTGTAGAGGGGGTTTAAAGGTATATCTGGGTAACGCCTGGACAAACAAAAGGTAGAGGGGGTTTAGTGTTAAATGTGGGTCATGTCTGGACATACACAGGGTAGAGGGGGTTTAGTGGTAAATCTGGGTCATGCCTGGACATACAAAGGGTAGAGGGGGTTTAGTGGTAAATCTGGGTCATGACTGGACATACAAAGNNNNNNNNNNNNNNNNNNNNNNNNNNNNNNNNNNNNNNNNNNNNNNNNNGTAGAGGGGGTTTAGAAGTAAATTTGGGTCATGCCTGGACATACAAAGGGTAGAGGGGGTTTAGAAGTAAATTTGGGTCATGCCTGgacatacaatttaaaacaaaatctttaattaGTTCTATATACCTGTTAATAACAAGTGACGTCTGATCAATCTATACCAATGACAACTTATGGCTTCTGGCTATATACATTTACTTTGGGATTATTTTTTCGGAAAATAACTTGCAAGGATCAGTTGCCTATCCTAGTACTTAATGCTTAGTGTCAGTAAACCTTCTATAGTCACACTAACAATCTTACACAATAGAAATTGCTCAAGCTGAATGTATGTAAATGAAACTGTATAACAAGTCAGatatttctatattgtacaaatgtttacCTTGCTAAATCTGTGACGTGGATCAGCGGGATGATATTCTGGCCATCTCCAAAGACTGGCAGTGCTGGTGTATTTCCAAGCCAGGCCTCCTATATGTGTAAAAAGCAAATGATAATATGAGCACACCTACAGACTGTATGTATGAATGGAATGGAGTTTTTAGTGCCAACTGAGCTGTTAATCAGTGTTCTGGGCAATGCCTGTTTCTCTACTGGGAAAAAAGGgatgaaaaatcccttcctgctTTTGTGAAAAACATAGCAGTGGTATTAGTTGGGTCCGCACTGGGTGgtaatattacagtaaaaaaatctattcaaaaaGCAGTCCCAACTTATATAGAATAGCATGTCCCCTGCCAGTATGCTGCAGAAAATGACCCCTTCTCACTGGGTGGaagtagtggtctctctgcagaggtctgacttCCCTACTGAATACCAGTTAACGTTCTCCAACGGGACATGCAGAACATCTGCAAAGAGACCACTTCCTTAACAGAGCAAGGGTCAATTTAAACTATGGTGAACCAAAAATTCTCAACGTCATTCACCTGTAGTGAACAGCTACTGAATGCTTTGgaatttgtttaaaatggaaataaactatgctatactcacctgtccccattctgttgcaggaCACCACCATAtacttccttcttctcttcctacgTGTGATATTCTTCTATCTTGCTTGAGCTGGGGAGCCGTTACTCCTGGTGATCATTCAGTCCTGGAAACTGTAGAAGCCGGGATGTGCTGGGCATCCTGGCAACTAATGCCAACGTGCAAATATGAAACCTGTGCATTGTACACCGGAGTTCACTCATTCCAGTACCAAGGTATTCCAAAAATGTACACTGGGCAGTGTTTgcataggcaggtaagttttttcaCTGAAGAAGGGACATAACAtatctcctctgcaataaaaaacctctctgctcacagtttttacatttttaagtttaaatctGGAATTAAAACTAACAATTTGACAGTTTTGTCAAGCAGTTACTTTTAAAAGATGCCTCAGGTGATAACTGTCACAGTTGGCTTTGTCAGGTTTTAGCCAGCACTTTCAACCCTCAAAAAGTGTCATAGCTGGGCACATGCTACCTACAAATTTAAATACAGGCTGGGATGGTGTCAAGGATAAGGGAGATCAGTTTCACTTTAAGGCTATTGGTTTGTTTTTGGAGTTCACTACCTACCCTCAATAATACAACCAGTGTGAAAGTGCAGATTATAGAATTTAATATCTACAAAGGGtcttactttgaaaaatgtatgaaggATTCCTTCTTCTGCTCCATACAGAAGGCCAGATGCAATCACATAGGTTGTGAATTTGCCTTTGTTCTGTGAAAAGAAATCACATTGGAAGAAATGGAAAAAGTTtagtacattattaatattattaaacaaaatttatatagccccaacatattacgcagcgctgtacattaaatgtgtaCAGatgatgcaaatgacagacagataaaatcAGTGACATAGGAGGGgagtaccctgccccgaagagcttataatctaggaggtgggggaagtatcacagaaTAGGACTACAAGTATTCACATAATGACATGGACACCTCTCAATAATAGCTTATTGTTGGGTCTGGTTATAAGCTGGATCTTCGCTACACTAGCCATGCTGGCCAAGCTTTTGGTACTCTAGATTGTAATGTAAACCTTCTGCGACCAGAGGTAATTGAAGCTGAGAAGATGAACAGGAGAGGGGGTAGAGTTCTGTAATCCTGCCCCCTATAACTACAATATGAACAGTAAGCTTTGTCACTCCAGGACAGGAATTGTCACCGTTAGGATCAACAAGTAAAACTAAAAGGataactaatgcagccaccacattaaaTGATCGTTAACCTGCACTATATAATTTTGTTCCTGATTTTAGATGTACAATAATAAGTCACTGGTAAAGCAAACCTggcatacataaaatacacaatgggcctgatttattaaagctctccaagactggagaagatacactttgaagTTTGAAGTAACTCTACGatccatttttttagttttggataaaatagggaaGGATTAAGACCCTGTGAAATTTATTCTCTGAGGTTCATGGATGTGAAGAATAAACAGCACCTAGTTGTACCTGGAGCAGGTGTCCCCCATTAGAGGATTTCACCTCTATTTCTGATCCTAAAGCTCTTATTCAATTGTGGATTTACTATTCATTTCAGGTGAAAGGAGAACAAAGAGGATGAATCTTGACATACACATGAAACAAACTACTTACCGATTTTCCCAGCTTAATGATAAGTTTTTCCGCATTTATATGATCTTTAAAGTTTAAGTGACATTTCCTTCTCCGATAATCATCTTCTGTAAAAGGGATTTCAGGATCGTCCTGTAACAAGACAGCAAAGGCTTGAGTCAGGTAAATGGtagacagtgttctccccagccccttttagctgggtgcaccacccagcacttttcggtgaccacccagCTGCTTTTGGATAGTTACTGGTGAgttgggctgccacccacctacaatttcttcccactcggcttTAAAAAATTCCTGGGTAAACACTGAGTAGAGATGATGCACTAAGCACCACTGAAAACACAGATTTGATTTCCTCCATATTAATATACAGAAGCTGTTTACTTGACAATGAATCTGTATTTATATGCAGCTATGGGATTTGCACAGCTCAGGCAGCACAGTCCTGTCTGTCAAGCATTGAGACACTGATATTAAATCTAACCTCAAATCTATTACAAATATCAACCCATATATGATCAGTGTAAAGAaatattgggcagcacagtggctcagtggttagcactttggcctttgcagcgctaggtccaaggttcaaatctcggccaggactctatctgcatggagtttgcaggttctccctgtgtttgcatgtgtttcctctgggtactctgggtTTTTTTCCCagattcaaaaaacatgcagttaggcttccccccaaaattgaccttagactgtgataatgacatatgacaatggtagggacattagattgtgagcccctttgagggacagctagtgacatgactattgacatTGCACAGcgcatgttggtgctatataagtactatgtaataatattaggtaaattAGGACCTTGTTCTCTCTATTTATTGGGCTGATTAATAAAGGGGCGACCCACTGAATCATATAAAAGTGTCTTTATTTTCACAAACTTGATGATCAGCTAATTAATGAACTGGCAATCCTATTATTTACCAGCATGGTTGACACCATGGGCCATAATAAAAACCATTGGTGTTTGTTTTATGCACTCTGATTGGCACTTTAATGAAGCAACAATCGAAACAAATGAGGCATGAAAGCCACTTCCTATTATAGCGATCAGTTACTTCATGCAAGTCAATAGAGTTTCCATTTGccacattattataaataaagtatataaatccATGCACCAATCACCATCCTACAAAAACTGATTGTCCATTGGTAATTCTGGCACTATAAAAGTGATGAACAGAATTTAAAAAGTCATAAACAAATAGGTGATGGTCTGTTATACACTTCTCTTTATGGGCCTAAtccactttcattagtgaagctgggtgatccagcaaacttggatagTGATAGAGAAACTGGACTGAAAGCTCCATGACCTACATGAATGTTTCATTGTTCCCTGTAAATCTCAGCACCAAAATGTCATTGCTTTTTAAAGGTGGAAATAAATGAATCcaaagcttttcggggcagggtcctctcctcctcgttTGTCATTGTCTGAATTTGTCTGCTACATGCAAtccttgtttaatgtacagcactaagtaatatgttggcgctatataaatactgtttcctaatatttataattaataattgaattgtattgtaatatgtttttgtgtAACCACAAATATTAAAGTAAACTCGAGATGGTATAAGCCAAATGgagaagcaaaaaaataataaatgttgctaTTATGCAGACATACCGGGTCCAATGGCTTGCTCCGTGCCCAGGTCAGGACTGTAGatattaatataaacattttctggctttcaAAGTTTTCCATTTCCACATGAAgtgctgaaaagaaaaatatgttttattgaatcTGTCTTAGTAGGTAAATATTTACAGGTAATGAATCCTAAATCTGGATGTCCTTTCACAATTTTTAAGCGTGATTCaggataattaaaaataattactaaatcctGAAGAATGTTCCTTTCATAACCTGCAGGAGGCGCTGCCACTGTCTGAATACTGACTATAATATTATAGAGTAGTTTATTGGTATACCAGAAGATTGCCTACCAGATGCTGCCCAGGCAGCTTCTTCTATCTGAGATGGGTCCTCGGTGATATTATATATGATGACATCACTCTCCATAAGGCGACTTAACAGCTCATCTCTATTTGAAATCTGAGAAAAGAAAGCAGCAGATTACTAACCACATAACGCCGATGGTGGACACAGATTTTGAAGCTCACTAAGGCTCCATATGATACCCTATTAGTGGGTTCCAACCCTCCCCAGAGTGCTGGTGATAGAGTTCTTTAatattagacctgatttatcaaagctctcgaaggctgccTAAACAAGACTATAATGGTAGAACCTGCGTaattcagcaatcctggaatggatttcttaaaagcgaTTTGGTATTATTTAGATTTGAATGATTTGgtattatttgggaaatgttttcaatcctggaccagatcaattccagttttgctggatcacccaggtccccacatgataatctatcttctccagtcttggagacctttaataaatcgggccgaatatgttttacattaaatagagatgaAATCACTg is part of the Pyxicephalus adspersus chromosome 12, UCB_Pads_2.0, whole genome shotgun sequence genome and harbors:
- the AK7 gene encoding adenylate kinase 7; translated protein: MAEEGDQIVRPKRIFINNLDSYAARNIGKYLSSCIAGASLEEAEEGAEEEEHLSSHEDEAVSKSKQGLFQIVGSVSSPLEKKLAFPVETYVISNRDELLSRLMESDVIIYNITEDPSQIEEAAWAASALHVEMENFESQKMFILISTVLTWARSKPLDPDDPEIPFTEDDYRRRKCHLNFKDHINAEKLIIKLGKSNKGKFTTYVIASGLLYGAEEGILHTFFKEAWLGNTPALPVFGDGQNIIPLIHVTDLASSIQNIGDRRPRTHYLVAVDDATHTLEEIVKTISVHLGPGKVQKVSKEAVFLNKELTQLEIDHLLVNLRMEAVFLKENFTMNWVSQSGLVENIETVVKEFKESRGLLPIRICILGPPAVGKTTVAKLLCKHYKLHHIHIKDVIAEAIANLERLINTPLEEEEEGEEGPESWQELLDSVKENMEQNGGRLDDSYVIKFMKEKLKSMPCQNQGYVLDGYPKTYDQAKELFNSEEGEEEEESRSKAPRFDKTITPDYVISLDASDEFLKNRVINLPESVVAGTHYTQERYLRAIATFRELNTEDETVLNYFDEAEIHPSHIGQVPSGPICK